Proteins encoded by one window of Proteiniborus sp. DW1:
- a CDS encoding DUF4364 family protein produces MFIDNSKELAQNKLLILYILDNADIPMNNSEITQFLLENNYMNYFLAQQFISELVSSKFIEFSIKDGQEYYHLSNAGKDTLSFFNDRIPQTLKEEVIKRFQKKKEEMVKESQIIGNYYKKSESEYIVNLKVIEKDINLFSMSLNVVSNKQAKMICNNWKKNPHEIYKQIFDLLIDE; encoded by the coding sequence GTGTTTATAGATAATAGCAAAGAATTAGCTCAAAATAAACTTCTCATTTTATATATATTAGATAATGCAGATATTCCTATGAATAATTCAGAAATTACTCAATTTTTATTAGAAAATAACTATATGAATTATTTCTTAGCTCAGCAATTTATTAGTGAACTTGTAAGCTCTAAATTTATTGAGTTCTCTATAAAGGATGGTCAAGAATACTATCATTTATCAAATGCAGGAAAGGATACTCTTAGCTTTTTTAATGATAGGATACCACAAACTCTAAAAGAAGAAGTCATTAAAAGATTTCAAAAGAAAAAAGAAGAAATGGTAAAGGAAAGCCAAATAATTGGGAACTACTATAAAAAAAGTGAGTCTGAATATATAGTGAATCTTAAGGTTATCGAAAAAGATATAAATCTATTTAGCATGTCCTTAAATGTTGTATCTAATAAACAAGCAAAAATGATTTGCAATAATTGGAAGAAAAATCCTCACGAAATTTATAAACAAATCTTTGACCTATTGATAGATGAATAG
- a CDS encoding alpha/beta-type small acid-soluble spore protein — protein MARSSNRIVVPEARMALNQMKTEIASELGLSNYEQIDKGNLSSRQNGYVGGYMTKRLVEQAQRNLAGK, from the coding sequence ATGGCTAGATCATCAAATAGAATAGTTGTTCCTGAAGCAAGAATGGCTTTAAACCAAATGAAAACTGAAATCGCTAGCGAACTAGGTTTATCCAACTATGAGCAAATAGATAAAGGTAACCTAAGCTCAAGACAAAATGGATACGTTGGCGGTTATATGACTAAAAGATTAGTAGAGCAAGCTCAAAGAAACTTAGCAGGTAAATAA